The genomic stretch AACGACGGCCGGAACCTGGTCCGGGTGTCCGGGCCGAATATCTCTTTGCAGAAGATGTCCAACACGCCTTTGAGATTGGCAAAGGTAATATCCTTATCAACCATTAGGCCTTCGACCTGGTGGAACATAGGAAAACGGGAAGGTGTCGGGGCATCGGGCCTGAAGACCTTGCCCGGCACGATAATCCTGATGGGCGGTTTTACTTTTTCCATAGTCCGAATCTGGACCGGCGAGGTATGGCTGCGCAATAATAAATTCCGTTGGCTGTCTGCCTGGCCGGTAGGCAGGTCCGCCACGTAAAAGGTATCAAAGGCGTCGCAGGACGGATGGTCGGCCGGAACATTAAGCGCCTCGAAGTTATAATAAGGCAATTCTATTTCCGGGCCGTAGGCGCAATCAAATCCCAGACGCCTGAACACGTCTATTATCCGGAAAAAGGTCTGGTAGAGCGGATGATACCGGCCAGTGTGTTTCTGCTCGCCCGGGATGGTGGCATCGAATAATACCGTGGCGGCTTTAGGCCCTACTGCCTTTTTGAGTTCCTCGACCTTGCGGTTGAACGACTCGGTGACCGAATCCTTGAGCTGGTTGATAAGCTGGCCCAGCTTGGGCTTCTCATGCGCCTCAACGCCAGCTATTTTCTGGGATGCCTGGCGAATCAGGCCGGCCCGGGACAGGTATTTATGCTCGAATTGCTTAAGCGTTTCCAGCGCGTCCTTGGTCTCGGCCTTAATCTCGGCCAGTTTGTCCAGGGCGCTGGCTTTGAGTTGGGAAAGTTCCGATTCTATCTCTTGTAGAGACATAACTGCTGATTAGCTACAATGACACCTGATACCAGTATCCGGTATCCTGTATCATTTCTCAGTTTTGCGATGTCGCCATAGCCACGATTTTATCAAAGGTGGTCGGGTCAGAAATAGCCATATTGGAAAGTATCTTCCGGTTCAGATCCATATTGGCTTTCTTTAACCCGTTGATGAACTTGCTGTAGGTAACGCCTTTGGCCCTGAGGGCGGCGGTCAGGCGGGTAATCCAGAGCCGGCGGTAGTCGCGCTTCTTGCGCTTCAGGCCGAAATAGGCGTCCACCCGCGCCTTCATAATGGTCTCTTTGGCCGTGCGATAGAGCCGGTGCCGGCCCTGGTCATAGCCCTTGGCCAACTGCATGGTCTTCTTGACTCGTTTGTGCCTGGCGACTGCTGATTTTACGCGCATAATTTCACTCCTTACCCACTGGGTTATCCCAATATATATCGGGATTCACGATAATATAAATATCAAGAAAGTTGACTATATAAAAACAACGTCCAATGTCAAGAAATTGAACACGAATACCATAATTCCTATCGCAACCTTTATGCCCGCCCGGTGTTTTAATACACGAAATAAGAAGGCTTGGGATAAGATTTGAAGACCTGACAATAAAATACCCGTGTAAATCGTTATAAATATGTGTAATAACATTGTAAACCTGCCTTTTGGGCAATAGGAGGATTTATTATGAGAAAACTGTTGATAAGCGCCCTGATAGCCGCGGCGCTGGTGACCATAAGCGGCTATACCGGCAACCAATGCTATTCAGAAAAAACATCTTCTAAACCTGATTGCGAAGAGCAAATCCGCGGGTTATTTGAGGAGATTATGCTCCTCAACCTGGTTAACGGCCTTAATCTCACCGAAGACCAAATAAGGCAAATCCTGCAATATAATAAGGAAGTCCAGTCGCTCAAAGCACAGACGGAAACAGAAAATACCCGGACCTTAAATGGCGTAATCAACGCCTATACGGAACTTAAATCCACATTGGAAAAGAATGAAGGCATTCCCAAGGATATCGAGCGCCAGGCCTTCATGATGGAACAGGAAGCCAAAAGGATTAACGGCGAATTGATGGAAAGCGTGGCTAACATAGAAAAAGAATTAACCGGCGTGTTGATCGAGTCACAGGTGGAAATAATCAACAATTTCAATCCCTGCCTGATACCGCCCAAGGACCTCAAGGACCCGGTCCGGGCCGGCCAGGCCGCCAACAGCGAACAAGGACTGGATATGCTCCGGCGCATCCGAAAGATGCCTCAGGATGTCTATGAGGACAGGAAGCCGGAAATCGTTGAACGCCATCTGGAGAACATCCAGAAACACGTGGGCAAGTTAAACGACGAGGAGAAGAAACACGAAGCCGAACGGCTCAGCACCGTAATGGACAAGGCGCGCAAGATGTCGGATAAGGATTTTGAACTCAACGGGCCGGACCTGGCCAGGGAATTCTTCAACGACAGTAAAAAGACGCTGGAAAAAGACAAGGAACTGCAGAAAGAAGCGGAAAAAATACGCCATGAAAGACACGGCGGGCCGACTCGCCTCGGCAAATTCCTGCTCAATCCCAGAATCGTGCCGATACTGGAAAAGCGACTGGAACTGATGAAGAACGCCAAACAACTGCCGCCGGCGGATTTGGATAAGATAAAAACCAGGTAAGAAAAGCAACCACAGATAGCACAGATAATCAGAAAGGGAAACCCGCTATGAAGAAAATATTAATATTGGCTATCGTAATGGCATTCATTACGATAAACCTCCGGGCAGAGGAACAGGACCCGCTGGAACAGAAAATCGCCAAGGTCCGGGAGGAAATCTCGCTGACCAATCTCATCAACGGCCTGAACCTGAGCGAACAACAACTCTCCGAACTCATCCCGACACTCAAAGAAGTTCAGGAAATGCGCAAGTCATACCGGGAAAAACATAAGGCGCTGGGAGAAGAAATGCTCAAGTCATTTGAAGACCTGAAGAAAAACCTGGAAAACGGCCCGAAACTCCCGGCTGATGTGGCAACCCAAGCCGGCGGATATAACGAACGGGCCAAGGAACTGGGCGAGGAATTCAAGAAGAAAATAGCCCCCTACCAGGAGAGGATTGAGAATGTCCTGACCGAGGCGCAGAAGATAGTCATTGATGATTTCAAGCCCTGCCTGCTGCCGCCCAAGAGCCAGAAGAATCCGGTCCGGGTCGGACAGGCCAAGTCCAATGAACAGGCCATCGAACATCTCCGAAAACTCCGCGAGGTGCCCCAGGATGTCTATGAGCAGAAACGGGACAATATCCTGAACCGGTATTTCTCCAAGTTTGAGGAGAAAAAGGGCAAGATGAACGATGAGGAAAAGTCCAAGGAAAAGAAGCGTCTCTTTGAACTGGCCGACCGGGTCAGGGCAATGAGCGCCGAGGAATTCGAGTTGAATAAAGGCGAACT from Planctomycetota bacterium encodes the following:
- the pheS gene encoding phenylalanine--tRNA ligase subunit alpha encodes the protein MESELSQLKASALDKLAEIKAETKDALETLKQFEHKYLSRAGLIRQASQKIAGVEAHEKPKLGQLINQLKDSVTESFNRKVEELKKAVGPKAATVLFDATIPGEQKHTGRYHPLYQTFFRIIDVFRRLGFDCAYGPEIELPYYNFEALNVPADHPSCDAFDTFYVADLPTGQADSQRNLLLRSHTSPVQIRTMEKVKPPIRIIVPGKVFRPDAPTPSRFPMFHQVEGLMVDKDITFANLKGVLDIFCKEIFGPDTRTRFRPSFFPFTEPSAEVDISCVFCHGQGTTGSGENCPVCRGEGWIEILGCGMVHPNVLNHVKYDPEKYTGFAFGMGVERVAMLKHGINDIRLFTENHLNFLSQF
- the rplT gene encoding 50S ribosomal protein L20, which produces MMRVKSAVARHKRVKKTMQLAKGYDQGRHRLYRTAKETIMKARVDAYFGLKRKKRDYRRLWITRLTAALRAKGVTYSKFINGLKKANMDLNRKILSNMAISDPTTFDKIVAMATSQN